From the genome of Candidatus Methylopumilus turicensis, one region includes:
- the rph gene encoding ribonuclease PH encodes MSANTSRPSGRANDQLRTVEIIRNYTKHAEGSVLVKFGDTHVLCTASVEEKVPGFLKGKGQGWVTAEYGMLPRSTGSRMDREAARGKQSGRTQEIQRLIGRSLRAIIDLEKLGERSIQIDCDVIQADGGTRTASITGAYVALQDAISYLMNKELIKESPLKDSVAAISVGVYKGTPVLDLDYIEDSDCDTDMNVVMTGKGGFVEIQGTAEGEPFSHDDMTAMLSLANAGIKELCIKQKQSLGL; translated from the coding sequence ATGTCTGCCAATACTTCACGCCCAAGCGGCCGAGCGAATGACCAATTACGCACTGTTGAGATTATTCGCAATTACACCAAGCATGCCGAAGGCAGTGTATTAGTAAAGTTTGGTGACACGCATGTGCTCTGCACTGCAAGCGTCGAAGAAAAAGTGCCTGGCTTTTTAAAAGGCAAGGGCCAAGGCTGGGTGACGGCTGAGTACGGTATGTTGCCTCGCTCTACAGGTAGTCGCATGGATAGAGAAGCGGCGCGCGGCAAACAATCTGGGCGTACACAAGAGATTCAACGTTTAATTGGCCGCAGCTTACGTGCCATCATTGATTTAGAAAAGCTAGGCGAGCGTAGCATTCAAATTGATTGTGACGTTATTCAAGCTGACGGCGGTACTCGCACGGCTAGTATTACTGGTGCTTATGTTGCCCTACAGGATGCGATTTCATACCTGATGAACAAAGAACTCATCAAAGAATCTCCACTAAAAGATTCCGTCGCTGCGATTTCGGTTGGTGTTTATAAAGGCACCCCTGTCCTTGATCTTGATTACATCGAAGACTCAGACTGCGACACTGATATGAATGTCGTTATGACAGGCAAAGGTGGTTTTGTAGAAATCCAAGGCACCGCTGAAGGTGAACCATTTAGCCATGACGACATGACCGCAATGTTGAGTCTTGCGAATGCCGGCATCAAAGAACTCTGCATCAAGCAAAAGCAATCACTAGGCCTGTAA
- a CDS encoding YicC/YloC family endoribonuclease → MIYSMTGFASIERQMANGVLVVELRSVNHRYLELHMKLDEHLRSFEPLVREMISAKLGRGKVECRMSLMQRGAADKALSLDEDVLTNLSAVADQIQKRFPSSQALSVSEILHWPGVVQNQQADNDQLAEDIKSSLKQILEDMTASRAREGAKMKALILERLADAEKIVATVKPLLPLQVKAYQEKLTAKLQEALSGVDEDRVRQELVLFAQKIDVDEELTRLTAHISEVKRILDADQAAGKRLDFLMQELNREANTLGSKSVSTEVSQASMSLKVLIEQMREQIQNIE, encoded by the coding sequence ATGATTTATAGCATGACTGGATTTGCCTCGATCGAAAGACAGATGGCAAATGGCGTTTTAGTGGTTGAGCTTCGCTCAGTTAACCATCGTTATTTAGAGCTTCATATGAAGCTTGATGAGCATTTGCGTAGCTTTGAGCCATTAGTGCGTGAAATGATTTCAGCAAAATTGGGTCGCGGCAAAGTGGAATGTCGCATGAGTCTTATGCAGCGTGGAGCAGCTGATAAAGCATTGTCTTTAGATGAGGACGTGCTGACTAACTTATCTGCAGTGGCAGATCAAATTCAAAAGCGTTTCCCAAGTAGCCAAGCACTTTCCGTCTCGGAGATTCTTCATTGGCCAGGGGTCGTGCAAAATCAGCAGGCTGATAATGACCAGTTGGCTGAGGATATCAAAAGCAGTCTCAAGCAAATTTTAGAAGACATGACTGCGTCTCGTGCCCGCGAAGGTGCAAAGATGAAGGCATTAATTCTTGAGCGTTTAGCCGATGCCGAGAAAATAGTGGCGACGGTGAAGCCATTATTACCGCTTCAAGTAAAGGCTTATCAAGAGAAGCTGACGGCAAAACTTCAAGAGGCTTTAAGTGGCGTTGATGAAGATCGCGTGCGTCAAGAGCTGGTCTTGTTTGCACAGAAAATTGATGTCGATGAAGAGCTGACAAGACTGACAGCACACATTAGCGAAGTGAAACGTATTTTGGATGCCGACCAAGCGGCTGGTAAACGTTTAGATTTCTTGATGCAAGAGCTTAACCGTGAGGCCAATACTTTGGGCTCAAAATCGGTATCAACAGAAGTATCGCAAGCTTCAATGAGCTTGAAGGTATTGATTGAGCAGATGCGTGAACAAATTCAGAATATAGAGTAA
- the gmk gene encoding guanylate kinase gives MSGNLFIITAASGAGKTSLVRALLAADSQIKLSISYTTRQPRPGEVNGEHYHFVEEATFLSMLGEGDFLESAHVHGARYGTSQTRVDEALASGNDLILEIDWQGAAQVRKLYSEAISIFILPPSIPELESRLRGRGQDSEEVILKRLAAAREEMSHVGEFDYVTINDKFEKSLQDLVSIVRAQRLKCNAQLARHAALVKGLV, from the coding sequence ATGTCAGGTAACTTATTTATTATTACAGCCGCATCAGGTGCGGGTAAAACTAGCTTAGTACGTGCGCTTCTCGCAGCGGACTCGCAAATCAAACTTTCTATCTCTTACACGACACGCCAGCCCCGTCCAGGCGAGGTGAATGGTGAGCACTATCATTTTGTAGAAGAGGCGACGTTTTTGAGCATGTTAGGAGAAGGCGACTTTTTAGAAAGTGCCCATGTGCATGGTGCGCGTTACGGCACCTCTCAAACGCGGGTTGATGAAGCGCTGGCATCTGGCAATGATTTAATCTTGGAAATTGACTGGCAGGGTGCAGCCCAGGTGCGGAAACTTTACTCAGAAGCGATTAGTATTTTTATCTTGCCCCCATCAATCCCTGAACTTGAATCACGCTTACGTGGCAGAGGCCAAGATAGCGAAGAGGTGATTCTTAAGCGATTAGCTGCGGCCCGTGAAGAGATGAGCCACGTGGGTGAGTTCGACTATGTTACAATCAACGACAAATTTGAGAAGTCATTGCAAGATTTAGTATCGATTGTCCGTGCTCAGCGACTCAAATGTAATGCCCAATTGGCGCGTCATGCAGCGTTAGTTAAAGGTCTCGTATAA
- the rpoZ gene encoding DNA-directed RNA polymerase subunit omega, which translates to MARMTVDDCLEKIPNRFQLTLVAAFRARQLANGSEPLVTTYGQKDKPTVLALREIAAGKVGLEVLNRGHA; encoded by the coding sequence ATGGCTAGAATGACAGTAGATGATTGTCTAGAAAAAATCCCAAACCGCTTTCAATTGACTTTAGTTGCAGCTTTTCGCGCGCGTCAATTAGCAAACGGTTCAGAGCCTTTGGTAACTACTTATGGCCAAAAAGACAAACCAACAGTATTAGCTTTGCGTGAAATTGCCGCAGGTAAAGTTGGCTTGGAAGTACTTAATCGCGGCCACGCTTAA
- a CDS encoding RelA/SpoT family protein, translating to MPNDKNHHAGKRAADFLKPAAPLLPADREDSQLTLALKKYLKPSDIEQVWEAYRFGDAAHQGQIRKSGEPYITHPVSVALILAGLHLDTPTIIAALLHDVVEDTGITKEEVSEKFGTQVAELVDGLSKLDKIEFQSATEAQAENFRKMLLAMSQDVRVILVKLADRLHNMQTLDVMKPDKRRRIARETLEIYAPIANRLGLNEIYQELEDLSFKNHYPMRYEVLSKAILAARGNRKEVVGKILDAIKGRLAEMKIEADVSGREKHLYSIYKKMTGKTIAFSQIFDIYGFRLIVKDLPSCYAVLGVLHGLYKPIPGKFKDYIAIPKANGYQSLHTTLFGPFGTPIEIQIRSQEMHNIADAGVAAHWLYKTTDADFTAMQQQTHQWLQRLLDIQSESADSLEFLEHLKVDLFPDEVYVFTPKGKILALSKGATAVDFAYAVHTDIGNRCVAVKINQELAPLRSELRNGDHVEIITAAHAHPNPAWLNYVVSGKARAHIRHFLKSMQSTESAHLGERMLNQALRALHTDASKIDESQWQKLLRDYGAKNKEEILTDIGLGKRLNVMVAHQLIAMGEEHGERHAKHPNKPLGTITIRGSEGMAVQFAQCCRPIPGDPILGFINKDRGLVIHTHDCPSIRKFRVDPDKWLDVEWDPQGNRLFKVNLKIAAANKPGMLATIASAIADANSNIDNISMEESDNSTYTNILFTVQVQDRVHLADLMRRLRKIPDVVRMNRTKGTGAEQRAQ from the coding sequence ATGCCTAATGATAAAAATCATCATGCAGGAAAACGCGCGGCAGACTTCCTAAAACCTGCTGCGCCGTTGTTACCCGCGGATCGTGAAGATTCGCAACTCACGTTAGCCCTCAAGAAATACCTTAAACCTTCAGATATCGAGCAAGTTTGGGAAGCCTATCGCTTTGGCGATGCAGCACACCAAGGCCAAATACGTAAAAGCGGTGAGCCTTATATCACCCATCCTGTCTCAGTCGCATTGATATTAGCTGGCTTGCACCTTGATACGCCCACTATTATTGCGGCGCTTCTCCATGATGTGGTTGAAGATACTGGGATTACCAAAGAAGAAGTCAGCGAGAAGTTTGGCACGCAAGTAGCCGAGCTTGTCGACGGCTTATCCAAACTAGACAAAATCGAGTTTCAAAGCGCCACAGAAGCCCAGGCTGAAAATTTCCGGAAAATGCTCCTCGCTATGTCACAAGATGTGCGTGTGATTTTGGTGAAGCTGGCTGATCGTTTGCATAACATGCAAACCTTAGACGTGATGAAGCCAGATAAGCGTCGCCGTATCGCACGTGAAACCTTAGAAATCTATGCCCCGATCGCAAACCGTTTAGGCTTGAATGAGATTTACCAAGAGCTTGAAGATTTGAGCTTTAAAAATCATTACCCGATGCGTTATGAGGTGCTTTCTAAAGCGATATTGGCAGCCCGTGGCAATCGCAAAGAAGTTGTTGGAAAAATCCTAGATGCGATAAAAGGTCGTCTAGCAGAGATGAAAATTGAAGCAGATGTTTCGGGGCGTGAAAAACATCTGTATAGCATTTATAAAAAGATGACGGGTAAAACCATCGCTTTTTCACAGATTTTCGATATTTACGGCTTTCGTCTCATCGTTAAAGACTTACCGTCTTGTTATGCGGTATTAGGTGTTTTGCATGGTTTATATAAGCCGATTCCTGGTAAGTTTAAAGATTACATTGCGATTCCTAAAGCCAATGGCTATCAGTCATTACATACGACGTTATTCGGCCCATTTGGTACGCCGATTGAAATACAAATTCGTAGCCAAGAAATGCATAACATCGCCGATGCTGGTGTTGCAGCGCATTGGCTATACAAAACAACGGATGCAGACTTCACCGCGATGCAACAACAAACCCATCAGTGGTTACAACGTTTGCTGGATATCCAATCTGAAAGCGCCGATTCATTAGAGTTTTTAGAGCATCTCAAGGTCGATTTATTCCCAGATGAAGTTTATGTGTTTACCCCGAAAGGCAAGATTCTTGCACTTTCTAAGGGCGCAACAGCTGTCGACTTTGCTTATGCAGTGCATACCGATATTGGCAATCGCTGTGTCGCGGTGAAAATCAATCAAGAGTTAGCGCCGTTAAGGTCAGAGCTTAGAAATGGTGACCATGTTGAGATTATTACCGCAGCACACGCCCATCCCAACCCAGCTTGGCTTAACTACGTAGTGTCCGGAAAAGCCCGTGCGCATATTCGTCATTTCTTGAAGTCTATGCAATCAACGGAGTCAGCGCATTTGGGTGAGCGTATGCTTAACCAAGCACTTCGTGCCTTGCACACGGATGCGAGCAAAATTGATGAATCGCAATGGCAAAAGCTATTGCGAGATTATGGTGCGAAAAACAAAGAAGAAATTTTGACCGACATTGGCTTAGGAAAACGACTGAATGTCATGGTGGCCCACCAGCTGATTGCAATGGGTGAGGAGCACGGCGAGCGCCATGCAAAACATCCTAATAAACCATTGGGTACCATTACGATTCGCGGTTCAGAAGGCATGGCGGTGCAGTTTGCGCAATGTTGCCGTCCGATTCCTGGCGATCCAATTCTGGGCTTTATTAACAAAGACAGAGGCTTAGTTATTCATACCCATGATTGTCCTTCTATTCGTAAATTCCGCGTAGATCCTGATAAATGGCTGGATGTTGAATGGGATCCTCAGGGTAATCGCTTATTTAAGGTGAACTTGAAAATTGCAGCGGCCAATAAGCCCGGGATGTTGGCGACCATTGCTTCTGCGATTGCAGATGCAAACTCAAATATTGATAACATCAGTATGGAAGAGTCAGACAACAGCACTTATACCAATATTTTATTTACCGTACAGGTGCAAGATCGTGTGCATTTGGCGGACTTGATGCGCCGGTTACGTAAGATCCCAGATGTTGTCCGCATGAATCGCACCAAAGGAACAGGCGCTGAACAAAGGGCGCAATAA
- a CDS encoding pyridoxamine 5'-phosphate oxidase family protein, with product MSEYFNQGQRQLQETFETMPLADRLQAGIIAPEINPLDAEFIEAQNMFFLATVDDKGQANCSYKGGQKGLVKVVDPTTLAFPIYDGNGMFMSAGNVLVNGQVGLLFVDFNKQARVRVNGVASITQNDPLLSHWPEAVLVVRVAVRETFPNCPRYIHKMALVEESAFVPKAQCATPDAPWKKLEIVADVLPPKDAHLASNEQDVLAAINRN from the coding sequence ATGAGTGAGTATTTCAATCAAGGTCAGCGTCAGCTTCAAGAGACATTTGAAACCATGCCTTTGGCAGATAGATTGCAAGCAGGGATAATCGCTCCAGAAATCAATCCGCTAGATGCAGAGTTTATTGAAGCACAAAACATGTTCTTCCTTGCAACGGTTGATGACAAAGGCCAAGCGAACTGTTCTTATAAGGGCGGTCAAAAAGGTCTCGTTAAAGTAGTTGATCCTACGACGCTCGCATTTCCAATTTATGACGGTAACGGTATGTTTATGTCCGCTGGTAATGTGCTGGTGAATGGTCAAGTTGGTTTGTTGTTTGTGGATTTTAATAAACAAGCCCGTGTTCGCGTGAACGGTGTTGCAAGCATCACGCAAAATGATCCTTTGCTTTCTCATTGGCCAGAGGCTGTGTTGGTGGTTCGTGTTGCAGTCCGTGAGACATTCCCAAATTGCCCACGATATATTCATAAAATGGCCTTGGTTGAAGAGTCCGCTTTTGTGCCAAAAGCGCAATGTGCAACACCAGATGCTCCATGGAAGAAATTGGAAATTGTGGCGGATGTGTTGCCACCTAAAGATGCGCATTTGGCGAGCAATGAGCAAGACGTGCTGGCTGCCATCAATCGTAATTAA
- a CDS encoding RidA family protein, with protein sequence MSKQIIHTDGAPQAIGTYSQAVKVGNTVYLSGQIGLDPTSMEMVDGIEAQVHRVFTNLKAVAEASGGSLADVVKLNVFLIDLSNFALVNTIMAEYFTQPYPARAAVGVASLPRGALVEADGVIELNA encoded by the coding sequence ATGAGCAAGCAAATTATTCATACCGATGGCGCACCTCAAGCAATTGGGACTTATTCACAAGCCGTTAAAGTGGGCAACACCGTCTATCTATCTGGCCAAATTGGCTTGGATCCAACTTCTATGGAAATGGTGGATGGTATTGAAGCGCAAGTGCATCGTGTATTTACTAATCTGAAAGCGGTTGCTGAAGCTTCAGGCGGTTCGCTAGCGGATGTGGTGAAATTGAATGTTTTCTTAATTGACCTTTCAAATTTCGCTTTGGTAAACACCATCATGGCTGAATACTTTACGCAGCCTTACCCTGCACGTGCAGCAGTTGGTGTTGCCTCATTGCCTCGTGGCGCCTTGGTTGAGGCGGACGGCGTGATTGAGCTTAACGCTTAA
- the recG gene encoding ATP-dependent DNA helicase RecG — MTKLADIKGITKPVLSGLHKLGIHDVQGLLLHMPLRYVDETHISEVRELRMGEQAQVEGEIIHLEVSYKPRKSLIARLSDGTGDIFLRFLNFYPSQIAALKEGTRVRALGEVRHGYFGYEMVHPQTRAVRETTAVKQTLTPVYPTTAGLSQPSIRKWVTWALNNGDVSETLPKETYAKQTPSFQASLQYLHNPPPEANLQAMENRSNLEWRRLAFDELISQQLSMRQHYAKRRELGAPVLKLSTNLIPQLLSTLPFGLTGAQQRVVKEISQDLSRPYPMQRLLQGDVGSGKTIVAMLAALQAIENGYQAAIMAPTEILAEQHYQKMLHWLAPLDIQVAWLSGSQGKKDRTASLAAIASGDARLAIGTHALFQAQVQFNQLGLVVVDEQHRFGVEQRLSLRQKGQSDEVSAPHQLMMSATPIPRTLSMSYFADLDVSVIDELPPGRTPIATKLVSDARRDEIVERVRAACSQGAQAYWVCPLIEESEVLQLQTALDTFEHLQQTFPDLRVGLVHGRMKSAEKQSVMAEFSAGDIQLLVATTVIEVGVDVPNASLMVIEHAERMGLSQLHQLRGRVGRGAAKSACILIYQTPLSETARARLKIIYESSDGFEIAQADLHLRGPGEFLGIRQSGTPMLKIADLERDADLLEQAQAVADELLKRHPVEAQKHLDRWLSRGDELVKV, encoded by the coding sequence TTGACCAAACTCGCTGACATCAAAGGCATTACCAAGCCCGTGCTATCGGGCTTGCACAAGCTAGGTATACACGATGTGCAGGGGTTGTTGCTCCATATGCCACTACGATATGTGGATGAAACTCACATTAGTGAGGTGCGCGAGCTGCGCATGGGTGAGCAAGCGCAAGTTGAAGGTGAAATTATTCATCTTGAAGTGAGTTATAAACCACGCAAGTCTTTAATAGCTCGTTTGTCTGATGGCACGGGCGATATCTTTTTACGGTTTCTGAATTTTTATCCAAGCCAAATTGCTGCCCTTAAAGAGGGTACGCGTGTTCGTGCTTTAGGTGAGGTGCGTCATGGCTACTTCGGCTATGAGATGGTGCATCCGCAGACGCGCGCCGTGCGCGAGACTACTGCCGTTAAACAAACACTCACGCCAGTTTATCCGACAACCGCTGGCCTAAGTCAGCCCAGCATTCGTAAATGGGTGACTTGGGCATTGAATAACGGCGATGTCAGTGAAACGTTGCCAAAAGAGACGTATGCCAAACAAACGCCAAGTTTTCAGGCAAGTTTGCAGTACCTCCATAATCCACCACCAGAAGCGAATTTACAGGCGATGGAAAATCGCTCAAATCTTGAGTGGCGTCGTTTAGCCTTTGACGAGTTGATTTCGCAGCAGCTTTCTATGCGGCAGCATTACGCCAAAAGGCGTGAGCTTGGCGCACCAGTGTTGAAATTATCGACCAATTTAATTCCACAATTGCTCAGCACATTGCCTTTTGGTCTAACGGGCGCACAGCAAAGAGTCGTCAAAGAGATTAGCCAAGACCTGAGTCGTCCTTACCCAATGCAACGCTTGTTACAAGGCGATGTGGGCAGTGGTAAAACGATTGTTGCGATGTTGGCGGCTTTGCAGGCGATTGAGAATGGTTATCAGGCTGCCATCATGGCGCCGACTGAAATTTTAGCGGAGCAGCATTATCAAAAAATGCTGCATTGGCTTGCACCTTTGGACATCCAAGTGGCGTGGCTTTCTGGTAGCCAAGGTAAGAAAGATAGAACAGCTTCTTTGGCGGCTATTGCGAGTGGAGATGCGCGCTTGGCGATTGGTACCCATGCTTTATTTCAAGCACAAGTGCAATTTAATCAATTAGGCTTGGTGGTGGTGGATGAGCAACATCGCTTCGGTGTTGAGCAGCGACTCTCCTTGCGTCAAAAAGGGCAGAGTGATGAAGTGAGTGCGCCGCATCAGCTCATGATGTCTGCCACGCCTATTCCCCGTACCTTGTCGATGAGCTATTTTGCGGATTTGGATGTGTCTGTCATTGATGAGTTGCCGCCAGGGCGCACCCCGATTGCTACTAAATTAGTTTCTGATGCGAGGCGTGATGAAATAGTTGAGCGGGTCAGAGCAGCTTGCAGCCAAGGCGCACAGGCTTATTGGGTCTGTCCGCTTATTGAAGAGTCCGAGGTGTTGCAGCTTCAAACGGCTTTGGATACTTTTGAGCATTTACAACAAACCTTCCCAGATTTGCGAGTGGGGTTAGTACATGGCCGCATGAAATCAGCTGAGAAGCAAAGTGTGATGGCGGAGTTTAGCGCGGGAGATATTCAGCTGTTAGTGGCAACGACAGTCATTGAGGTGGGTGTGGATGTGCCTAATGCGAGTTTAATGGTCATTGAGCACGCCGAACGCATGGGGTTGAGCCAACTCCATCAGTTACGTGGCCGCGTCGGCCGTGGCGCTGCAAAGAGTGCTTGTATCCTGATCTACCAAACCCCGCTTTCTGAAACTGCGCGCGCGCGACTTAAAATTATTTATGAAAGTAGTGATGGCTTTGAAATTGCACAGGCGGATTTGCACTTGCGCGGCCCCGGAGAGTTTTTGGGGATTCGTCAAAGCGGTACGCCTATGCTTAAAATCGCTGATTTAGAGCGCGATGCAGACTTGCTGGAGCAAGCCCAAGCCGTTGCGGATGAATTGCTCAAGCGCCATCCGGTTGAAGCACAAAAGCATTTGGACAGATGGTTAAGCCGTGGTGATGAGTTGGTGAAGGTGTAG
- a CDS encoding chorismate--pyruvate lyase family protein, translated as MKIRSQSLYQRSRWLAKPMHSGAYRPWLIERGSLTARLQAKTKGFHVQALTVHNDLPCRDEAHLLGLVSHQHALLREVMLMDQQQPLVFAHSVLPHKSLRGVWRGLGRLGNRPLGAALFADPRVIRTPLQYKKISKHHALYMRAAKNLASLPPSLWARRSIFELNSAYKRQSIMVTEVFLPAVLGLN; from the coding sequence GTGAAAATTCGTTCTCAATCTCTTTATCAGCGTTCTCGCTGGCTTGCTAAACCAATGCACAGCGGTGCCTATCGGCCGTGGCTGATTGAGCGCGGTTCCTTGACTGCACGCTTGCAAGCTAAAACGAAAGGTTTTCATGTGCAGGCTTTGACTGTGCATAATGATTTGCCTTGTCGAGATGAGGCGCATTTATTAGGTTTGGTTTCACATCAGCACGCATTATTGCGGGAAGTGATGTTGATGGATCAGCAGCAACCGTTGGTCTTTGCACATAGCGTGTTGCCCCATAAAAGCCTACGAGGGGTTTGGCGCGGCTTGGGCCGTTTAGGCAATAGGCCATTGGGCGCAGCTTTGTTTGCTGACCCGCGCGTGATAAGAACCCCGTTGCAATACAAGAAAATTAGTAAGCACCACGCTTTATATATGCGTGCCGCAAAAAATCTCGCGTCATTGCCCCCATCGTTATGGGCAAGACGTTCTATATTTGAGCTAAATAGTGCTTATAAGCGGCAGTCGATTATGGTGACAGAGGTTTTCTTACCGGCTGTATTGGGTTTAAATTAA
- the ubiA gene encoding 4-hydroxybenzoate octaprenyltransferase: MNKITLSNKINAYERLMRLDKPIGILLLLWPTLWALWLAADGHPHWIFVGIFTLGTILMRSAGCVMNDVADRNFDGHVARTNQRPLISGEVGVKEALVIAVILSLIAFGFVLVLNRLTILLSIPALFLAASYPLTKRFFALPQAYLGVAFGFGIPMAFSAIQGLVPVEAWLMLLANICWSLAYDTEYAMVDRSDDLKIGIRSSAITFGRFDVVFIMFFYLTMLALMACVGHCLSLAWPYYVGLAAALGVALYHYQLIKNREESKCFKAFLHNNWIGALIFAGILMNYYL, translated from the coding sequence ATGAACAAAATTACGCTCAGCAATAAAATCAATGCTTATGAACGCCTGATGCGCTTAGATAAGCCGATTGGTATTTTGTTATTGCTGTGGCCGACGCTATGGGCCCTGTGGCTTGCTGCTGATGGCCATCCTCACTGGATATTCGTAGGTATTTTTACCCTGGGTACGATATTAATGAGATCTGCTGGATGTGTGATGAATGATGTTGCGGATAGAAATTTTGACGGGCATGTGGCGAGAACCAATCAGCGCCCTTTAATTTCAGGTGAAGTGGGGGTCAAAGAGGCCTTGGTAATCGCAGTGATATTAAGTTTGATTGCGTTTGGTTTTGTGCTGGTGCTCAATCGTCTAACTATTTTACTTTCTATTCCCGCTTTATTTTTAGCGGCTAGTTACCCGCTAACGAAACGCTTTTTTGCGCTTCCGCAGGCTTATTTAGGGGTGGCTTTTGGTTTCGGCATCCCAATGGCCTTCTCAGCAATTCAAGGTTTGGTGCCGGTTGAGGCTTGGCTCATGTTGCTTGCTAATATTTGCTGGTCTCTGGCGTATGACACCGAATATGCAATGGTTGATAGAAGCGATGATTTAAAGATCGGAATACGCTCTTCAGCAATTACGTTTGGTCGATTTGATGTGGTGTTCATCATGTTCTTTTATTTAACAATGTTGGCTTTGATGGCATGTGTTGGGCATTGCTTGAGTCTTGCTTGGCCATACTATGTGGGGCTAGCAGCGGCATTGGGCGTGGCGCTATACCATTACCAGTTAATTAAAAACCGTGAAGAAAGTAAATGCTTTAAGGCGTTTTTGCATAACAATTGGATAGGGGCATTAATATTTGCTGGTATCCTAATGAATTACTATCTCTAA
- the rplM gene encoding 50S ribosomal protein L13, translating to MKTFSAKAHEVKRDWFVVDATDLVLGRLASEIAHRLRGKHKTIYTPHVDTGDYIVVINADKIKVTGTKDLNKLYHRHSGYPGGISTTNFGKMQERFPGRALEKAVKGMLPKGPLGYAMFRKMKVYAGAKHDHVAQQPQPLVIQSQA from the coding sequence ATGAAAACCTTTTCAGCTAAAGCGCACGAAGTAAAGCGCGACTGGTTCGTAGTTGATGCTACGGATTTAGTGCTAGGCCGTTTGGCTAGCGAGATTGCTCACCGTTTACGTGGCAAACATAAAACGATTTATACACCGCACGTTGATACAGGCGATTACATCGTTGTGATCAATGCGGACAAAATCAAAGTGACAGGTACGAAAGACTTGAATAAGTTGTACCATCGTCACTCTGGTTATCCAGGTGGTATTTCAACAACTAACTTCGGTAAGATGCAAGAGCGTTTCCCAGGCCGTGCCTTGGAAAAAGCTGTTAAGGGCATGTTACCAAAAGGTCCTTTGGGCTATGCAATGTTCCGCAAGATGAAAGTCTATGCTGGTGCGAAGCATGACCACGTGGCACAACAGCCACAACCTTTAGTCATCCAAAGCCAAGCTTAA
- the rpsI gene encoding 30S ribosomal protein S9: MIGKYNYGTGRRKSSVARVFLKSGKGNIVVNDKPADEYFSRVTSRMILRQPLALTDNESSFDIMVNVVGGGESGQAGAVRHGITRALIDYDAALKSALSKAGFVTRDAREVERKKVGLRKARRRKQFSKR; encoded by the coding sequence ATGATTGGTAAATATAATTATGGTACTGGCCGTCGTAAAAGCTCAGTAGCTCGCGTTTTCTTGAAATCTGGTAAAGGCAACATCGTTGTAAACGACAAGCCAGCTGACGAATACTTCTCACGCGTGACTTCACGCATGATTCTTCGTCAACCACTTGCTTTGACAGATAACGAATCAAGCTTCGACATCATGGTAAACGTGGTGGGTGGCGGTGAATCTGGCCAAGCTGGTGCAGTTCGTCACGGAATTACACGTGCTTTGATTGACTACGATGCAGCGCTGAAGAGCGCTTTGTCCAAAGCTGGTTTTGTGACACGTGATGCACGTGAAGTTGAGCGTAAAAAAGTTGGTTTACGTAAAGCGCGTCGTCGTAAACAATTCTCTAAACGTTAA